One genomic segment of Coraliomargarita parva includes these proteins:
- a CDS encoding glycosyltransferase has protein sequence MSASACRTHSGGLAWMYLSWAQGLDAIGCNVIWMEAERFDPSLSEDEIGRAVAEIREFLISHGLRSPQVALASNTGAALPWDDSGHYLTLDEAAAQSDLFFNAAYHESPNVINRFRRSAFFDGDPGVMQLWLSRGDLVVAPHDIYFTVGETVGKPGCKIPDAGLEWHFMPPAVYLPSWPVVPAPVGGHYTTVSNWWSREWIEWDGKFLSNEKRTAFLEYIQVPKETSASLELSLTLGDSDHEDVARFEANCWNIRPIISKDWTPAAYHRYVQQSRGEFSCAKPFYVLLDTAWIADRTLHYMASGRPAVLQDTGPSSLLPGDEGVIRFRSPSEAAKALEAVEADYDRHSRRARQLVEEHFDATKLAKRMLERALS, from the coding sequence ATGTCCGCAAGTGCATGTCGCACCCATTCAGGTGGACTGGCGTGGATGTATCTATCCTGGGCACAAGGTTTGGATGCAATTGGATGCAATGTCATATGGATGGAGGCGGAGCGATTCGACCCCAGTCTCTCAGAGGACGAAATCGGTCGTGCCGTGGCGGAAATTCGAGAATTTCTCATTAGTCATGGACTGCGGTCTCCACAGGTTGCTCTTGCGTCAAATACTGGCGCAGCATTACCTTGGGATGATAGCGGGCATTATCTCACACTGGATGAGGCCGCAGCACAATCCGACCTCTTCTTTAATGCTGCGTATCATGAAAGTCCGAACGTCATTAACCGTTTTCGACGCAGTGCGTTTTTTGATGGAGACCCAGGTGTGATGCAACTGTGGCTTAGCCGGGGCGATTTGGTGGTAGCCCCGCACGATATCTATTTTACCGTTGGTGAAACAGTCGGAAAGCCAGGCTGTAAAATTCCAGATGCGGGCTTGGAGTGGCATTTTATGCCGCCCGCGGTGTATCTTCCTTCCTGGCCGGTGGTTCCTGCTCCAGTTGGCGGGCATTACACCACGGTATCCAATTGGTGGTCCCGTGAATGGATCGAATGGGATGGTAAATTCTTGAGTAATGAAAAGCGAACGGCGTTTCTTGAATATATTCAAGTGCCGAAGGAAACGAGTGCGTCGCTTGAGTTATCGCTGACATTAGGCGACTCTGACCATGAAGATGTCGCCCGGTTCGAAGCCAATTGTTGGAATATTCGGCCTATCATTTCGAAAGACTGGACACCGGCGGCGTATCACCGCTATGTGCAGCAATCCCGCGGTGAATTCAGTTGTGCCAAACCGTTTTATGTTCTGCTCGATACGGCTTGGATTGCTGACCGGACACTGCACTACATGGCTAGCGGACGACCCGCCGTTTTGCAGGACACCGGGCCAAGTTCCTTATTGCCGGGGGACGAAGGGGTGATTCGTTTCCGTTCGCCTTCGGAAGCTGCGAAGGCCCTTGAGGCGGTTGAAGCCGATTATGATCGGCACAGCCGCCGTGCCCGGCAACTCGTCGAGGAACATTTCGATGCGACGAAACTCGCTAAGCGAATGCTTGAACGGGCTTTGTCGTAA
- a CDS encoding ABC transporter ATP-binding protein, translated as MTSEPKEKKRSDLEICFRVLKEVKPYRWGLAGFLFVSLLAAPIALLTPLPLKIAIDSGLGETPLPDWVGLLTPDFLTETPTGILILSGILVIGIVFLTQVQWAVDYMMRTMLAEKIVLDFRAKLFRHVQRLSFSFHDRKGSADSTYRIQWDARAMHWVLIDGMIPLAASVFSLVAMLYVTFSLNWRLGLVSVLVSPFVLGITHLFRPMLRENAKRQKNLESEAFSVIPETLGALRVVKAFGQEDREQGRFVNQSRKSLTSRMRFTAIECSMGMTLGMTTAVGTALVLFIGASQVLNGTLKVGELLLIMSYTAQLYTPLKAMSKQVGVLQTQFASAERALALLEEPNEVVERPHAKEISKARGEISFKKVAFHYTDCPEVFSGVTLKIPAGTKVGIAGRTGSGKTTLISLLMRFYDVTSGEIQLDGQDIRDYRIPDLRRQFGIVLQDPVLFAESIAENIRYGKPEATDEEVFAAAQAANAHDFVSKLPDGYQTRVGERGMRLSGGERQRISLARAFLMDAPILVLDEPTSAVDVKTEQLIMDALNRLMEGRTTFMIAHRLSTLENCDIAVTLEDGQLRERSVSSVM; from the coding sequence ATGACCTCGGAACCTAAAGAGAAAAAGAGGAGCGATCTCGAAATCTGCTTTCGGGTTTTGAAGGAAGTGAAGCCCTATCGTTGGGGCCTCGCCGGATTTCTCTTTGTTTCCCTGCTGGCCGCACCGATCGCGCTACTGACGCCACTTCCCTTGAAAATTGCGATCGACTCGGGACTGGGCGAGACACCGCTACCGGATTGGGTGGGCCTGCTCACACCGGATTTCCTGACCGAGACCCCCACAGGCATCCTGATCTTGTCGGGTATTCTCGTAATTGGAATCGTCTTCCTGACTCAAGTGCAATGGGCCGTGGATTACATGATGCGCACCATGTTGGCAGAGAAGATCGTGCTCGATTTCCGGGCCAAACTCTTCCGGCATGTCCAGCGCCTTTCTTTCTCGTTCCACGACCGGAAAGGAAGCGCCGACTCGACCTATCGCATTCAATGGGACGCGCGCGCAATGCATTGGGTGCTCATCGATGGCATGATCCCGCTGGCGGCTTCAGTTTTTAGTCTCGTTGCGATGCTTTACGTGACCTTTAGCCTGAATTGGAGACTCGGTCTGGTCTCCGTGCTGGTATCACCCTTTGTTTTGGGGATTACCCACTTATTTCGCCCCATGTTAAGGGAAAATGCGAAGCGGCAGAAAAACCTGGAAAGTGAAGCCTTCTCCGTCATTCCCGAGACGCTGGGAGCACTGCGTGTCGTTAAAGCGTTTGGCCAAGAAGACCGTGAGCAAGGTCGCTTCGTCAACCAATCGCGCAAATCCCTGACCTCGCGCATGCGCTTCACGGCCATCGAGTGCAGCATGGGGATGACCTTGGGGATGACCACTGCCGTGGGAACGGCTCTTGTGCTTTTTATCGGAGCAAGTCAGGTGCTGAACGGCACCTTGAAAGTCGGGGAATTGCTCCTCATCATGTCTTACACGGCGCAGCTCTACACCCCGCTCAAAGCAATGAGTAAACAAGTCGGGGTCCTGCAAACCCAATTTGCCAGTGCTGAGCGAGCTCTGGCCCTGCTGGAAGAACCCAACGAAGTCGTGGAACGCCCCCACGCCAAGGAGATCTCTAAAGCCCGCGGTGAAATTTCATTTAAGAAGGTGGCATTCCATTACACCGACTGTCCGGAAGTATTTTCCGGCGTCACACTCAAGATTCCGGCAGGAACCAAAGTGGGCATTGCGGGACGAACCGGATCAGGAAAGACCACCCTAATCAGCCTGCTCATGCGTTTCTACGATGTCACTAGCGGCGAAATTCAGCTGGATGGTCAAGATATCAGGGACTACCGGATTCCCGACCTGCGCCGCCAATTCGGCATCGTGCTTCAAGACCCGGTTTTATTTGCGGAGAGTATCGCTGAAAATATCCGTTATGGAAAACCCGAAGCGACCGACGAGGAAGTCTTCGCTGCAGCCCAAGCCGCGAACGCACATGACTTTGTATCGAAGCTACCGGATGGTTATCAAACCCGTGTCGGCGAACGCGGCATGCGACTCTCCGGCGGCGAGCGCCAGCGCATCTCACTCGCAAGGGCATTTCTCATGGACGCCCCCATCCTCGTGCTGGACGAGCCGACCAGTGCCGTCGACGTGAAGACCGAACAACTTATCATGGATGCCCTCAACCGACTCATGGAAGGACGCACCACGTTCATGATCGCTCACCGACTGAGCACTCTGGAGAACTGTGACATCGCGGTCACTCTGGAAGACGGTCAACTCCGGGAAAGATCCGTGTCTTCCGTGATGTAA
- a CDS encoding polysaccharide pyruvyl transferase family protein, with translation MRVLVAGWYSFELMGATAGDLIARDLVCEWLSQAGIPYDIALATPFQGGIDWESVDPAAYTHLVFVCGPIGNGPPVDRMFERFSHCRMAGINLSMLQKLDEWNPFEFLWERDSDCASHPDVTFMADYPQIPVVGVLLAHKQQEYGDRALHDAANAAIDRLLASRELAVVPIDTCLDVKNAGGLRTPHEITTLMARMDAVVTTRLHGMVLALAQGVPALSIDPIAGGAKIKSQRDVIGWPVGFGAEDLDDAALVAALDRCLSEEGKLQAAACRDWARKLLSELPTRFIDAMQKT, from the coding sequence ATGAGAGTTCTAGTTGCAGGTTGGTATAGTTTTGAGCTGATGGGGGCGACGGCCGGAGACTTGATCGCGCGGGATCTGGTTTGCGAATGGCTTTCACAGGCCGGGATTCCGTATGATATCGCTTTGGCAACCCCCTTCCAGGGAGGCATTGATTGGGAGTCGGTCGACCCTGCCGCTTATACCCATCTGGTATTTGTCTGTGGTCCGATTGGCAATGGCCCGCCGGTCGACCGGATGTTCGAGCGTTTCTCACACTGCCGCATGGCGGGGATTAATCTGTCGATGTTGCAGAAACTGGACGAATGGAACCCTTTCGAATTCCTTTGGGAACGCGATAGTGATTGTGCCTCGCATCCGGACGTTACTTTTATGGCGGACTATCCGCAGATTCCCGTGGTTGGCGTTCTTTTGGCGCACAAGCAACAGGAATACGGTGATCGTGCCCTGCATGATGCGGCAAATGCCGCAATCGACCGATTGCTCGCGTCGCGCGAACTTGCCGTGGTGCCGATCGATACCTGCCTGGATGTGAAAAATGCAGGTGGCTTGCGGACGCCCCATGAGATTACGACCTTGATGGCGCGGATGGATGCGGTCGTGACCACTCGACTGCATGGTATGGTCCTTGCGCTCGCCCAAGGGGTGCCGGCACTTTCGATCGATCCAATTGCCGGCGGGGCGAAGATTAAGTCGCAGCGAGATGTCATTGGTTGGCCTGTTGGCTTTGGCGCGGAAGATCTGGATGATGCGGCCTTGGTCGCGGCTTTGGATCGTTGTCTCTCGGAAGAAGGGAAGCTGCAGGCAGCTGCATGTCGAGATTGGGCGCGAAAGCTGCTGAGTGAACTGCCGACTCGATTTATCGATGCGATGCAAAAAACTTAA
- a CDS encoding glycosyltransferase has translation MTTTLTAKPAAGLAQPNASDATRETSIRVVAAGKYLRRGKQKFYVKGFSYGPFAPNQAGESLPEPEQVARDFAQIRELGANTVRVYFPPPVWFLDEALKQDLMVFIDVPWEKHRCFLDDWYAMERARDTIRKTARELGGHPAVLAISVVNEFPVDAVRYQGRRRVEKFVEELLTIAKNEAPECLVTFVNYPTTEFLEVQGCDFTCFNVYVHDEIKFGRYLDRLQHLAGDKPLVLGEYGIDSSREGKEEQAEILIRHLKRVYRHGLSGSVVFAYTDDWFTGGHQITDWFFGVTHSDRSEKPAAKALREIWKAVPDCIYDPHELPRVSVVVCSYNGSRTLEGCLESLMKLEYPDYEVIVVNDGSTDSTGEIAQRFPRVRYFEQVNKGLSVARNKGAELATGEIVAYTDDDCVIDEHWLHYLVLGMKDQAVEAIGGPNITPDSDGWPARCAAASPGNPSHVMLDDHYAEHIPGCNMAFRRDILLGLGGFDAQYRVAGDDVDMCWRLLDAGYKIGYASGAMVWHHRRASVKAYAKQQKGYGRSESMVQFKHPQRFGYGYSRWKGVIYGDGAVGLPLTAQRIYHGHFGSGLFQVIYRHNNYSSSWMLMSLEWHLIAIFVLGLAVLYWPLAFASLGMWACTIGLAVRSAVNAPLPRNAPRWCRPLVAYLYFMQPIWRGWTRLTHRLRNKTHPEIEALNHEAETKPISSKILDLYWDSSSEKGREVLLPEIVRKAEESNWAGDFDDAWAEWDLKLVGDDWHAITIRVATEELGWPRRFTRARCSAQTTLFQRALNFAIIVWCLMAVVTGQLWALALGVLAAIYAVVRITQSRKRCLTAASRLVAWASMDCGLSKPVSEPTAQTTSETASSTGTPVQPKTESSSIA, from the coding sequence ATGACTACCACTCTCACCGCCAAACCTGCCGCGGGACTCGCTCAACCCAATGCATCAGATGCGACTCGCGAAACCTCAATACGCGTCGTAGCCGCCGGAAAATACCTGCGCCGAGGCAAGCAAAAATTCTACGTCAAAGGTTTTTCCTACGGACCTTTTGCTCCAAACCAAGCGGGTGAATCCCTCCCCGAACCGGAGCAAGTCGCGCGCGATTTCGCCCAGATCCGGGAATTGGGTGCCAACACCGTGCGCGTGTATTTCCCTCCGCCGGTCTGGTTCCTCGACGAGGCGCTCAAACAGGACTTGATGGTCTTTATTGATGTGCCTTGGGAAAAGCATCGTTGTTTTCTGGATGATTGGTACGCCATGGAGCGTGCCAGAGACACCATCCGCAAAACCGCACGCGAGCTCGGTGGCCACCCGGCGGTCCTGGCGATCAGTGTGGTCAATGAGTTCCCGGTCGATGCCGTGCGCTATCAGGGACGCCGTCGCGTCGAAAAATTTGTCGAGGAATTGCTCACCATCGCCAAGAACGAGGCGCCGGAATGTCTGGTTACCTTCGTCAATTATCCGACAACCGAGTTCCTTGAGGTACAGGGCTGCGACTTCACCTGCTTCAACGTGTATGTCCACGACGAGATAAAATTCGGCCGCTATCTGGACCGGCTCCAGCATTTGGCCGGCGACAAGCCCTTGGTCCTGGGTGAGTATGGCATCGATTCCTCGCGCGAGGGGAAAGAGGAACAAGCCGAAATCCTGATCCGCCACCTCAAGCGGGTCTACCGGCACGGACTCTCCGGTTCCGTCGTCTTCGCCTATACGGACGACTGGTTCACCGGGGGCCACCAGATCACCGATTGGTTTTTTGGCGTGACGCACTCCGATCGCAGCGAAAAGCCGGCTGCCAAGGCCCTCCGGGAGATATGGAAAGCCGTCCCGGACTGCATCTACGACCCACACGAGCTTCCCCGGGTGTCCGTTGTCGTCTGTTCCTACAACGGTTCCCGCACCTTGGAAGGCTGTCTCGAGTCGCTCATGAAACTGGAGTATCCGGACTACGAAGTGATCGTGGTCAATGATGGCTCCACCGATTCGACCGGAGAGATCGCCCAGCGTTTTCCACGGGTCCGTTACTTCGAACAGGTCAACAAGGGCCTGAGTGTGGCGCGGAACAAAGGTGCGGAACTCGCCACCGGCGAAATCGTGGCCTATACCGACGACGACTGCGTGATCGATGAGCACTGGCTGCATTATCTCGTTCTCGGAATGAAAGACCAGGCGGTTGAAGCGATCGGCGGCCCCAACATTACCCCGGACTCCGACGGTTGGCCCGCACGCTGTGCCGCCGCCAGTCCGGGCAATCCCAGCCATGTGATGCTGGACGACCATTATGCCGAGCACATTCCCGGCTGCAATATGGCTTTCCGACGTGACATTCTTTTGGGACTAGGAGGCTTCGACGCTCAATACCGGGTTGCGGGTGATGATGTCGACATGTGTTGGCGTCTCCTTGATGCCGGGTACAAAATCGGCTACGCATCCGGTGCCATGGTCTGGCACCACCGGCGCGCGTCCGTCAAAGCCTATGCAAAACAACAAAAGGGCTACGGCCGCAGCGAATCGATGGTGCAGTTCAAACACCCGCAGCGCTTTGGCTACGGCTATAGTCGCTGGAAGGGCGTGATTTACGGCGACGGCGCCGTTGGCCTGCCTCTCACCGCGCAGCGTATCTACCACGGGCACTTTGGTAGCGGGCTGTTTCAAGTCATCTACCGGCACAATAACTACAGTTCCTCGTGGATGTTAATGAGTCTGGAATGGCACCTGATCGCGATCTTTGTACTGGGCCTGGCTGTGCTCTATTGGCCTCTGGCCTTTGCGAGCCTGGGCATGTGGGCCTGCACCATCGGGCTGGCCGTCCGCTCCGCCGTCAATGCGCCCCTCCCCCGCAACGCACCCCGTTGGTGCCGGCCCCTCGTGGCCTACCTCTATTTCATGCAGCCCATTTGGCGGGGTTGGACACGACTGACCCACCGGTTACGCAACAAAACCCATCCTGAGATCGAAGCGCTCAACCACGAGGCAGAAACCAAACCAATTTCCTCGAAGATCTTAGACCTCTACTGGGATTCAAGCTCAGAAAAGGGACGCGAGGTCTTGCTGCCCGAAATCGTGCGCAAGGCCGAAGAGTCCAACTGGGCCGGTGACTTCGACGATGCCTGGGCCGAATGGGACTTGAAGCTGGTGGGCGATGACTGGCACGCGATCACGATTCGCGTCGCGACAGAGGAACTCGGCTGGCCGCGGCGTTTCACGCGTGCACGTTGTTCGGCGCAAACCACCCTATTCCAGCGTGCGCTCAATTTCGCCATTATCGTCTGGTGTCTTATGGCCGTCGTCACGGGGCAGCTCTGGGCCCTGGCGCTGGGTGTGCTTGCCGCAATCTACGCAGTGGTCAGAATCACACAAAGCCGCAAACGTTGCTTGACTGCCGCCTCCCGCCTCGTCGCTTGGGCCAGCATGGACTGCGGATTGTCGAAACCTGTATCCGAACCCACGGCTCAAACGACGAGTGAAACCGCAAGTTCGACCGGCACTCCCGTTCAGCCTAAAACCGAATCCAGCTCAATCGCTTAA
- a CDS encoding glycosyltransferase family protein yields MARILVGSYMIRYPLGGNLSWALQTLLALHQLGHEVWMIERADYENACFRPKLSDMSDDPAEGILTVSGLLERFGLKDRWVFLGYTGELYGVSKRRLDELLGSADLFVDCGTHGAWIPYLGGDCRTVLVDGEPGMTQMRWSNLAKEGVPVPTYDCYFTNGSLLGSAECQVPSLGIKWEHVFNPVLPNLYEMTPFAPASAPYSTVMNWKSHKPFSYAGREYGQKDVMFEQFFELPTRVDASLEVAIAGEPDRERLVRNRWSMKKAAEVTSSYDAYGDYIRASRAEFSVCKEVFAAARTGWFSDRSAAYLASGRPVVVQDTGVSEVLPVGEGLMTFSDFDSAVAAIESIEADYARHAKAAREIAVEYLDGRKLMNRVVETALR; encoded by the coding sequence GTGGCGCGAATTCTAGTCGGCAGTTACATGATTCGTTATCCACTTGGTGGAAATCTTTCTTGGGCTCTGCAAACTCTGCTCGCGTTACATCAGCTGGGGCATGAGGTCTGGATGATTGAACGGGCGGATTATGAAAATGCCTGTTTCCGCCCGAAGCTATCTGATATGAGCGATGATCCGGCTGAAGGGATCCTTACGGTGAGTGGATTGCTGGAACGATTCGGACTCAAGGATCGATGGGTATTTCTCGGTTATACGGGAGAGTTGTACGGCGTCAGCAAGCGAAGGTTGGATGAGCTATTGGGCAGTGCAGATCTTTTTGTCGATTGTGGGACGCACGGTGCTTGGATACCATACTTAGGTGGGGACTGCCGCACAGTCCTTGTCGATGGAGAGCCCGGCATGACACAGATGCGTTGGTCGAATTTGGCGAAGGAGGGAGTGCCTGTTCCCACTTACGATTGTTACTTTACGAACGGCTCACTTCTGGGAAGCGCTGAGTGCCAAGTGCCGTCTCTCGGTATCAAATGGGAGCACGTCTTCAATCCTGTTTTGCCGAATCTCTACGAGATGACTCCATTTGCGCCGGCGAGTGCGCCGTATTCGACGGTGATGAACTGGAAGTCGCACAAGCCATTCAGTTATGCAGGGCGGGAGTATGGACAGAAGGATGTCATGTTTGAACAATTCTTTGAGTTGCCCACTCGGGTGGACGCATCTCTGGAGGTTGCGATTGCGGGTGAACCGGACCGGGAGCGTCTCGTTCGTAATCGATGGTCGATGAAAAAGGCAGCCGAAGTGACCTCAAGCTATGATGCGTATGGCGATTACATCCGTGCCTCACGTGCGGAATTCTCAGTCTGCAAGGAAGTCTTTGCCGCGGCTCGAACAGGCTGGTTTAGTGATCGAAGCGCCGCTTACCTTGCTTCCGGTCGCCCTGTTGTGGTGCAGGATACTGGAGTCAGCGAAGTGCTGCCCGTTGGCGAAGGGCTGATGACATTCAGCGATTTTGATTCGGCAGTTGCCGCGATTGAATCGATTGAGGCTGACTATGCGCGTCATGCCAAGGCGGCCCGGGAAATTGCTGTCGAATATCTGGATGGACGGAAGTTGATGAACAGGGTCGTGGAGACCGCCTTAAGATAG